Proteins encoded by one window of Bradyrhizobium sp. B097:
- a CDS encoding enoyl-CoA hydratase/isomerase family protein — protein sequence MPAPASANDPALLRIDGAIATITLNRPAAFNAIDMTIAKRLEQLGAEVEANTDVRVLVIEGEGRAFCAGGDLQTIGAATEANNIAPVVGEMLHHYHAFIETVRRMPKIVLSSVHGSAAGAGMGLAFVTDLCIAAEDARFTPAYAKIGVSPDGGSTVGIVGTVGTRRALQIFLAEDGFTAQQAYEWGLVVKTVPATELKAATRQLAERLAKNPPAAIAGTKSLVYQAATTPTKQQLDAEEHKIITSMHTEDFRVAVKKFTSKSK from the coding sequence ATGCCAGCACCCGCCTCCGCCAACGACCCCGCTTTGCTCCGCATCGACGGCGCCATTGCGACCATCACGCTGAACCGGCCGGCCGCGTTCAATGCGATCGACATGACGATCGCCAAAAGGCTCGAACAGCTCGGCGCCGAAGTCGAAGCCAACACGGACGTCCGCGTGCTGGTCATCGAGGGCGAAGGCCGCGCCTTCTGCGCCGGCGGCGATCTGCAAACCATCGGTGCTGCGACCGAAGCCAACAACATCGCGCCCGTGGTCGGCGAGATGCTGCACCACTATCACGCCTTCATCGAAACGGTGCGGCGGATGCCGAAGATCGTGCTGTCCAGCGTGCACGGGTCGGCGGCCGGCGCCGGCATGGGCCTCGCCTTCGTGACCGACCTGTGTATCGCCGCGGAGGATGCCCGCTTCACGCCCGCCTATGCCAAGATTGGCGTATCGCCCGACGGCGGCAGCACGGTCGGCATCGTCGGTACCGTCGGGACCCGTCGCGCGCTCCAGATCTTCCTTGCGGAGGATGGCTTCACCGCGCAGCAGGCCTATGAATGGGGACTGGTCGTCAAGACCGTCCCCGCGACCGAATTGAAGGCGGCCACCCGGCAGCTCGCCGAGCGCCTGGCGAAAAATCCGCCCGCCGCGATCGCCGGGACCAAGTCGCTGGTCTATCAGGCGGCAACCACGCCGACCAAGCAGCAGCTCGACGCCGAGGAACACAAGATCATCACGTCGATGCATACCGAGGATTTCCGCGTCGCCGTGAAGAAGTTCACCAGCAAGTCGAAGTAG
- a CDS encoding TRAP transporter large permease, producing MSAPVVLVLMSSCFLFFGYLGVPVPFSLMAGVFVGAALSDVSLAAIIQKIFDGVDSEALLAIPFFLLVGELMSSANVVVRIANLSVSLVGHIRGGLSQVVVVFSMFFSEMSGSTTADVAVMSRALGGPMRREGYEPAFIAAIIASASTIAALVPPSITAVVYGAVGNVSIAGLFMAGVVPGLMIGFGLMIYCYFFGPSGLRKPRAPLRQIAFAAGDAALPLMIPVILLGGILTGWFTPTEAGVVAVAYIIIVVIPALNRGHLKKIPYDFCLAGLIFSLPLITIGAANAFGWMLAYLRGAIYIADWITSIAGNDPHLIMLLMVLLFTVVGDFIEPVPTIIIFMPLVNALTQAGDINGVHMGVVLIATLAFGLITPPYGLVLLMASKFVGISFAKALRAALPIYVVFLVTICFTIYFPKVVLWLPKQVIPESVGCFKAPGGGGYICPN from the coding sequence GTGAGCGCACCGGTCGTGCTGGTGTTGATGTCGTCCTGCTTCCTGTTCTTCGGTTATCTCGGCGTGCCGGTGCCGTTCTCGCTGATGGCCGGCGTGTTCGTCGGCGCGGCGCTGTCGGATGTGTCGCTGGCCGCGATCATCCAGAAGATCTTTGACGGTGTCGATTCCGAGGCGCTGCTGGCGATCCCGTTCTTCCTGCTGGTCGGCGAGCTCATGAGCTCGGCGAATGTCGTGGTCCGTATCGCAAACCTGTCGGTCTCGCTGGTCGGTCACATCAGGGGCGGGCTGTCGCAGGTCGTCGTCGTGTTCAGCATGTTCTTCTCGGAAATGTCGGGCTCGACCACCGCCGATGTCGCTGTCATGAGCAGGGCGCTCGGCGGGCCGATGCGGCGGGAGGGCTATGAGCCGGCCTTCATCGCCGCGATCATCGCCTCGGCCTCGACGATCGCCGCGCTGGTGCCGCCGAGCATCACGGCCGTGGTCTATGGCGCGGTCGGCAACGTCTCGATCGCCGGCCTCTTCATGGCGGGCGTGGTGCCCGGCCTGATGATCGGCTTCGGCCTGATGATCTATTGCTATTTCTTCGGGCCGTCAGGCCTGCGCAAGCCGCGGGCGCCGCTTCGCCAGATCGCTTTCGCCGCCGGCGACGCCGCGCTGCCGCTGATGATCCCGGTGATCCTGCTCGGCGGCATCCTGACCGGCTGGTTCACACCGACCGAGGCCGGCGTGGTCGCGGTCGCCTACATCATTATCGTCGTGATCCCGGCGCTCAACCGCGGGCACCTGAAAAAGATCCCATATGACTTCTGCCTGGCCGGCCTGATCTTCTCGCTGCCGCTGATCACGATCGGCGCCGCGAACGCGTTCGGCTGGATGCTCGCCTATCTGCGCGGCGCCATCTACATCGCCGACTGGATCACCTCGATCGCGGGCAACGATCCGCATCTCATCATGCTGCTGATGGTGCTGCTGTTCACCGTGGTCGGCGACTTCATCGAGCCGGTGCCGACCATCATCATCTTCATGCCGCTGGTGAACGCGCTGACCCAGGCGGGCGACATCAATGGCGTGCATATGGGCGTCGTGCTGATCGCAACACTGGCCTTCGGCCTGATCACGCCGCCGTACGGACTCGTGCTGCTGATGGCCTCGAAATTCGTCGGCATCAGCTTTGCAAAAGCGCTGCGGGCGGCGCTGCCGATCTACGTCGTGTTCCTGGTCACGATCTGCTTCACGATCTATTTTCCGAAGGTCGTGCTGTGGCTGCCCAAGCAGGTGATCCCGGAATCGGTCGGCTGCTTCAAGGCGCCCGGCGGCGGCGGATACATCTGCCCGAATTAG
- a CDS encoding TRAP transporter small permease, translated as MAIADRLVLQRQRHLKWRALDRLELILMMLCGLLCFGFSLSVTADIVTRTVGHPWLWLQEVTSTLFIYAIFIGAAVATRRNDHLYLTALSEAMHGRSRLVVEIVIRLVVLGVAFCLVWYGYQNYLRGFGSFRLPSGTPIASLYAVIPLSGILIGLFTVEQLVNGIRNGFEHPEPPDEDLAIPAINTNATTGVQP; from the coding sequence ATGGCCATCGCCGACAGACTGGTGCTGCAACGGCAGCGGCATCTGAAATGGCGGGCGCTGGATCGGCTCGAGCTGATCCTGATGATGCTGTGCGGCCTGTTGTGCTTCGGCTTCTCGCTCTCGGTCACCGCCGACATCGTCACCCGCACCGTCGGTCATCCCTGGCTGTGGCTGCAGGAGGTGACCTCGACGCTGTTCATCTACGCGATCTTCATCGGCGCCGCGGTCGCGACCAGGCGCAACGATCACCTCTATCTCACCGCGCTGTCGGAGGCGATGCACGGCCGGTCGCGGCTGGTCGTCGAGATCGTCATCCGACTGGTGGTGCTGGGCGTTGCTTTTTGCCTGGTCTGGTACGGTTATCAAAATTACCTTCGCGGCTTCGGCAGCTTCCGGCTGCCGTCCGGCACGCCGATCGCCTCGCTCTATGCGGTGATTCCGCTGTCCGGCATCCTGATCGGCCTGTTCACGGTCGAGCAGCTCGTCAACGGCATCCGCAACGGATTTGAGCATCCGGAGCCGCCGGACGAGGATCTTGCGATTCCCGCGATCAATACCAATGCGACCACGGGAGTGCAGCCGTGA
- a CDS encoding TRAP transporter substrate-binding protein: protein MAAAALLLPARAGAQEVKHFRFAYDQPRNTGYSVAGDLFAEKLKELSKGTMIVDQYPGAQLGQEPQLLQLVKSGDIEFAIVSSANTATISPQAGVMSLHFLFRNDAHVIKALADPQVFDAIRTMIDETAQGLHVIGTGSQGVRHIYSKKEIHNVGDLKGVKVRVQATATEDTMFPAYGAQTVHMPFGSVYTSLQTGVVDAAENSINVYLVNKHYEVAPVLSITEHEANNALLFVSDKLWQSLSAEQKQWVQAAANEVSAKEPQKAFELERNALTKLKSFGVKVVDNVDKKSFTAIADPYLDKLAKELGPHAEKIKNLIRAVN from the coding sequence ATGGCCGCGGCAGCGCTGCTGCTGCCGGCGCGCGCCGGCGCGCAGGAGGTCAAGCACTTCCGCTTCGCCTACGACCAGCCGCGCAACACCGGCTATTCGGTCGCCGGCGATCTGTTCGCCGAGAAGCTCAAGGAGTTGAGCAAGGGGACGATGATCGTCGACCAGTATCCCGGCGCGCAGCTCGGCCAGGAGCCGCAGCTGCTGCAGCTCGTGAAATCAGGCGATATCGAGTTCGCGATCGTCTCGTCCGCCAACACGGCGACGATCTCGCCGCAGGCCGGCGTGATGTCGCTGCACTTCCTGTTCCGCAATGACGCCCATGTGATCAAGGCGCTGGCGGATCCGCAGGTGTTCGACGCCATCAGGACGATGATCGACGAGACCGCACAGGGCCTGCATGTGATCGGCACCGGTTCGCAGGGCGTCCGCCACATCTACAGCAAGAAGGAAATCCACAACGTCGGCGACCTCAAGGGCGTGAAGGTCCGGGTGCAGGCGACCGCGACCGAGGACACCATGTTCCCGGCCTATGGCGCGCAGACGGTGCATATGCCGTTCGGCAGCGTCTACACCTCGCTGCAAACTGGCGTGGTCGACGCCGCCGAGAACAGCATCAACGTTTATCTCGTCAACAAGCACTATGAGGTCGCGCCGGTGCTGTCGATCACCGAGCACGAGGCCAACAATGCGCTGCTGTTCGTCTCCGACAAGCTGTGGCAGAGCCTGTCCGCCGAGCAGAAGCAATGGGTGCAGGCCGCCGCCAACGAGGTCAGCGCCAAGGAGCCGCAGAAGGCCTTCGAGCTGGAGCGGAATGCGCTGACCAAGCTGAAGTCGTTCGGGGTCAAGGTGGTCGATAACGTGGACAAGAAGAGCTTTACCGCGATCGCCGATCCCTATCTCGACAAGCTCGCCAAGGAACTCGGCCCGCACGCGGAGAAGATCAAGAACCTGATCCGCGCAGTCAACTAG
- a CDS encoding IlvD/Edd family dehydratase — translation MADGLRKGLTSYGDAGFSLFLRKAFIKAMGYSDDALNRPIVGITNTYSDYNPCHGNVPQIIEAVKRGVMLSGAMPFVFPTISIAESFAHPTSMYLRNLMAMDTEEMIRAQPMDSVIVIGGCDKTLPAQLMAAISADLPTVVIPVGPMVVGHHKGEVLGACTDCRRLWGKYRAGEIDDVEIEAVNGRLAPSVGTCMVMGTASTMACITEALGLSLPMSATIPAPHAERFRSAEASGRVAAEMAKTKGPKPSEILTPASFRNAQVVLQAIGGSTNGLIHLTAIANRSPHKIDLEAFDKLGREVPVLVDLKPSGEHYMEHFHHAGGVPKLMAQLGDLIDLDARTITGQTLREVVAGAEDVPGQDAIRSKANPIKSEGAMAILHGNLAPRGAVIKQSAASPKLLQHTGRAVVFESVEDMTLRVDDPALDVTADDVLVLRNAGPKGAPGMPEAGYLPIPKKLARAGVKDMVRISDARMSGTAFGTIVLHITPESAVGGPLGLVRNGDMIRLDVAKRSIDLLVDEAELQKRRAALAPAGTPDWAKRGYAHLFNETILQADEGCDFDFMRAKGK, via the coding sequence ATGGCCGACGGACTTCGCAAGGGACTGACCAGCTATGGTGACGCCGGCTTCTCGCTGTTCCTGCGCAAGGCTTTCATCAAGGCGATGGGCTATTCGGACGATGCGCTCAATCGCCCGATCGTCGGCATCACCAACACCTACAGCGACTACAATCCCTGCCACGGCAACGTGCCGCAGATCATCGAAGCGGTGAAGCGCGGGGTGATGCTGTCGGGCGCGATGCCGTTCGTGTTCCCGACCATCTCGATCGCCGAGAGTTTTGCGCATCCGACCTCGATGTATCTGCGCAATCTGATGGCGATGGATACCGAGGAGATGATCCGCGCCCAGCCGATGGATTCCGTGATCGTGATCGGCGGCTGCGACAAGACCCTGCCGGCGCAACTCATGGCCGCCATCAGCGCCGATCTGCCGACGGTGGTGATTCCGGTCGGGCCGATGGTGGTCGGCCATCACAAGGGCGAGGTGCTGGGCGCCTGCACCGACTGCCGCCGGCTGTGGGGCAAGTATCGCGCCGGCGAGATCGATGATGTCGAGATCGAGGCGGTGAACGGCCGTCTCGCACCGTCGGTCGGCACCTGCATGGTGATGGGCACGGCCTCCACCATGGCCTGCATCACCGAGGCGCTCGGCCTGTCGCTGCCGATGAGCGCGACGATCCCGGCGCCGCATGCCGAACGCTTCCGCTCCGCGGAGGCCAGCGGCCGCGTCGCCGCCGAAATGGCGAAGACCAAGGGACCGAAGCCGAGCGAGATCCTGACGCCGGCGTCGTTCCGCAACGCCCAGGTCGTCCTGCAGGCGATCGGAGGCTCGACCAATGGGCTCATTCATCTCACGGCGATTGCCAACCGCTCGCCGCACAAGATCGATCTCGAGGCGTTCGACAAGCTTGGCCGCGAGGTGCCCGTGCTGGTCGACCTCAAGCCCTCGGGTGAGCATTACATGGAGCATTTCCATCATGCCGGTGGCGTGCCGAAGCTGATGGCGCAGCTCGGCGACCTCATCGATCTCGATGCCAGGACCATCACCGGCCAGACCTTGCGCGAGGTTGTGGCCGGCGCGGAGGACGTGCCGGGGCAGGATGCAATCCGCTCCAAGGCGAACCCGATCAAGTCCGAAGGCGCAATGGCGATCCTGCACGGCAATCTCGCGCCGCGCGGTGCCGTCATCAAGCAGTCGGCGGCGAGCCCAAAGCTCTTGCAGCACACCGGTCGTGCCGTGGTGTTCGAGTCGGTCGAGGACATGACGCTGCGGGTCGACGATCCCGCGCTCGATGTGACCGCCGACGACGTGCTGGTGCTGCGCAACGCCGGCCCGAAGGGCGCGCCGGGCATGCCGGAGGCGGGCTACCTGCCGATCCCGAAGAAGCTCGCGCGCGCTGGCGTGAAAGACATGGTCCGCATCTCGGATGCGCGGATGAGCGGTACGGCGTTCGGCACCATCGTGCTGCACATCACGCCGGAGTCAGCCGTCGGCGGTCCGCTTGGCCTGGTGCGGAACGGCGACATGATCCGGCTCGATGTTGCCAAGCGCAGCATCGATCTCCTGGTCGACGAGGCCGAACTGCAGAAGCGTCGCGCCGCGCTCGCTCCCGCCGGCACGCCGGATTGGGCCAAGCGCGGCTACGCGCATCTGTTCAACGAGACCATCCTGCAGGCCGACGAGGGCTGCGATTTCGACTTCATGCGCGCCAAGGGGAAGTAG
- a CDS encoding GntR family transcriptional regulator, with the protein MTAEPTLPELQAPSREEEQAEVIRRLEEDIIFGRFAPGLRLVEDTLMQRYGASRHFVRQALFQLERQGIVLREKNVGATVRFYSAEEVRQIYEVREMLTRQAALMIALPAPDGLVDQLSELQRHYCVKADAQDMRGIHETNDAFHLALFSACGNPYLVRSLQDYMNLTLPMRAKNLADSEGLALSRRQHELMIELLKGRDSWALAQLCVDHMQYSKADYLVRISNDKKPQ; encoded by the coding sequence ATGACAGCCGAGCCCACATTGCCCGAACTCCAGGCCCCCTCGCGCGAGGAGGAACAGGCGGAAGTGATCCGCCGGCTGGAGGAGGACATCATCTTTGGCCGCTTCGCGCCCGGCCTCCGGCTGGTCGAGGATACCCTGATGCAGCGCTACGGCGCGAGCCGGCATTTCGTCCGCCAGGCGCTGTTCCAGCTCGAACGCCAGGGCATCGTGCTGCGCGAGAAGAATGTCGGCGCCACGGTGCGGTTCTATTCGGCCGAGGAAGTGCGGCAGATCTACGAGGTGCGCGAGATGCTGACGCGCCAGGCCGCGCTGATGATCGCCCTGCCCGCGCCGGACGGCCTGGTCGACCAATTGAGCGAGCTGCAACGGCATTACTGCGTCAAGGCCGACGCGCAGGACATGCGCGGCATCCATGAGACCAACGATGCGTTCCACCTCGCGCTGTTCTCCGCCTGCGGCAATCCCTACCTGGTCCGCTCGCTGCAGGACTACATGAACCTGACGTTGCCGATGCGCGCCAAGAACCTCGCCGACAGCGAAGGCCTCGCATTGTCGCGCCGCCAGCACGAATTGATGATCGAGCTCTTGAAGGGCCGCGACAGCTGGGCGCTGGCGCAGCTCTGCGTCGATCACATGCAGTACAGCAAGGCGGACTATCTCGTCCGCATCTCCAACGACAAAAAGCCGCAATAG
- a CDS encoding invasion associated locus B family protein, producing the protein MRYVAIFLGSFAVQLALGGIADAADPRAAELTYVPWTKTCLTEASCFVAAAARGQCAPSGGTISVSPQTSTRALLTANVGTRTMLEGTISLRIDQDEPMQVARTHCYALGCGGTLEANGELIERLKHAQAIVVEAKNLTGQKISLNFPLAHFSQTYDGPGSAPKASGQSSSEPQRQHTEAVKQLPQCDD; encoded by the coding sequence ATGCGTTACGTGGCAATATTCCTTGGATCATTCGCCGTGCAGCTCGCACTCGGCGGCATTGCCGACGCGGCCGATCCGCGTGCGGCTGAGCTCACCTATGTGCCCTGGACCAAAACCTGCCTCACCGAAGCGAGTTGCTTCGTCGCTGCCGCCGCGCGCGGCCAGTGCGCGCCGTCGGGCGGCACCATCAGCGTCTCGCCGCAGACCAGCACGCGCGCGCTGCTCACCGCTAATGTCGGAACGCGGACCATGCTGGAAGGCACGATCAGCCTGCGGATCGATCAGGACGAGCCGATGCAGGTCGCCAGGACGCATTGCTACGCGCTCGGCTGCGGCGGCACGCTGGAGGCCAATGGCGAGCTGATCGAACGGCTGAAGCACGCGCAAGCGATCGTGGTGGAAGCGAAGAACCTGACTGGACAGAAGATCAGCCTCAACTTCCCGCTCGCCCACTTCTCCCAGACCTATGACGGGCCCGGAAGCGCACCCAAGGCATCCGGGCAAAGCTCGAGTGAGCCGCAGCGCCAGCACACCGAGGCCGTGAAGCAGCTGCCGCAGTGCGACGACTGA